DNA from Osmerus mordax isolate fOsmMor3 chromosome 2, fOsmMor3.pri, whole genome shotgun sequence:
GCTACCATTGTGTGACAACAGAATAGCAAGAGTGTTTTGCTCTAATTGGGCTGTGGTTCGATTGTCATGTGTGGACACAAGACTGAACAATGCTATAGGAATGTTAGTgactattatttcaatatttctACCATTGGTCTTTGTTTTGTATACTTACTTAAGAATTCTATTAGTTTGTCGGAAAAGTTCCACAGAGTATAGAGGAAAAGCATTACAAACCTGTTTACCTCACATTGTTACATTTGTTAACTATTCAATCACCACATTCTGTGAAATTACTTTGAGTCGTTATGAACCTAATGAACTGAATCCTTTCATAATTGTAATTTTGTCATTGGAGTTTGTAGTTATTCCTCCCATTTTGAATCCTCTTATTTATGGTTTGAAGTTGCCAGAAATtagaaaacacatttttaaaTTGTTGTCATTTCAGAAAATGGACtcttaaatataatatataataatatatattaatatatatatataatagaaTATTTTATACTTTATAACTGCATTTCCATTACTTTCAATTATTTAGTTACATGAAGTTCAATTATCTTTTCAAAATATGTTCCTTTAAATGAAAGATGTTTGTTGCATATCTTAACTGTCTGTTAAGACACAGACAAAGCAAAGCAGAACCTAAATTAGATTCCTGTCTCCTTCTTGTTTGGATGGCTTTCATTTCCAGATCTGATTATATAACTCAGGAAAGGATTCATTAAGGATACATTAAGTAAGATGGTGAAAGGAACAAGAGATGTAATTTTACAGCACAGGTTTAACGTGATAAATTATCTTTGCTATTACGTAAGATTAGGTTTAATCTTGGGTATTATTCTAGTATTAAGACCAAACCTAACATTTGTATAGCGAATAAAAGGGGCTGTTTTCCAGTACATTGCAGATAGCGTGGTCTTAAGTATCTTAATAGTAACAGGTTTACACAGTATGGATTGTGTGCTGGTTACTGTTAGCGTCGTCATGACCATCTTCAACAAAAATACTCCATGACCATGTGCATCTTTCTTTGTAAATTGTGTATTACTGGACTTTGGGACTGTTAGTTCTACTGTCTCATTCGCCTGCTATCTCTTCTGCACTTTCTGTGTCAGCCTGTCGTAATAAACTCTTCTGTGTGCACTGACATTTATTTGTTATCAGTGACGGCATATGACAGGCATGTGGCAATATGTAAACCACTCGTAAATCACTCTGTTATGACTAAACAGTGGATGGCACAGTAGGTCTGTTTTTCCTGGATTACTATTTTTAATGTTATATATCagaatatatttattattagcgAAATGTACAATCGGCACAAAAATTGGCCTAGGTTATACAGCAAAAAATAGCAGAGTAAAGTCAAAGTAAAGACTGTGGAATAAATAACAATTAAGTAACAACAATAAAATAGGAACGCATATAATAAGTTAACAAATCATGATTCACTGCTTGACATTGCACGGTCCTGGCATGACGACAGGTCCAAAGTAAGGGGTAATATTGTCATGGTCTTAAGCGGAAAAATAATTCAGAAGTGAGTGAGCCCACTTCCTGGTTCTAGCATCATGCAGAACACCATAGGCTCATGTTCTAGGATCGCTGTTGACACAATACATTCCAGTCTGTGTTTTGAGTGGGCAGAGGATGCAATTTAATCTAACAACAGTAAATTCTAGAAGTAGTAAATTCACAAAGCTGTGGCACTGACTTTGGGGTTAAAAGTTGCATGTAGTCTGTATGCATGTATTTAATACATTATGAGCCTAGTGATTTTCTCTGAAAAACTCAACACTGAGTTATGTCTCAGCCCAGCCCCACAAAACAGGTACACTACCTACGGCATAACATGCTAACTCGGCATAGTGATATTGTCCTACAGCATAACATGCTAACTCAGTATTGTAATGctgtagtacatttacatttatccatttatcagacgcttttatccaaagcgacttccaagagagagttttacaaaagtgcataggtcactgatcataacaacgagatagccccaaacattgcgggtagccaaacatgaagcatacattgtgaaaccaaataagtcccaaagggaagaacaataagagcatgtagttagacaagttacaattaaacagcaagaacctcaaaaagtgcaagagtgtacctgtgaaaaaaaagaaaaagcaagcaacaataaaatatttcacagcgagtacaataattttaagacagtttcaacaacaagagcaacaagtctctgaatAAGTCATTGTgaatgtgttcctggaggaaactaacatacAGCATAACATGTTGCAGAActgtttgtgtaaatgtttggCGTTGTAACATCATGTTTTTTTTAACGTTTTTTTGTTATTCTACTTGTTTACCAGACAGTCCTGGGACTTCAGATGCAAAGCATCACACAAATCTCCCTGTTCTCCTTTTGTTGTTTATGCAAGGACATTACTTGAAATCTGAGAAGTAGACTTTCCGCCGTCTTGTACAAACAATATTGTATGAGACAAAACAATATTTGTTTCATAAGGTTGTATTACTTATTGCATTTCCATATCATATCACTATGTTGTCACAATTGGTATAAAACGTTTATGTATATTTTCCCTTGTAAATAAGGGAAAGCTAAAATAAAGTATCTCTAAATTTGTGTCCATATTACAATTTATGCGTTGGCCAATCCAACTGTATTACATCCTCTCCATCCATAAGGTACAGATGAATATGTTGTTAAATAAAGAACTTTCTTATGCCCAATTTACTTGCTATAATACCGTCTTAGGATACACAACCATCACCTTCTAAACTCTTATagaatgtacagtactgtgcaaaagtcttccACACAAGAGtttttacattaaacattttttttatatatattttgccttctgtatttgtgtggcaGTATAAAAGTGCTTTATTGAGAaacttttgtttagttttttcatttagttattttcttagAGAATTTTCACGTAACTTTTTGTTCCTTCATTTGTGCCTTAGACTACTGCACGGTACTGCATAATGTATGTTTTTCTGTACCCAGTCTAGATCAATGTTCTTGCAATATTATCATCTATACTACTGGGTTGTTTCTCAGGCTACGCTGAAGATGACAGAAGCTCAAATCACTGACTGGACACCTTGAATCCCAGAACAACATGATCATGTGTTACTTTGACTAGAAAGAGAACAAATTAGGAGTcaggaaggatggagagcagTGGCTGGATATGCACAGCACAggcttaaaggggtcattgactgattttatagagtatttaacccttgtgctgccttcgggtcacatgacccaaaggttcataacgaaccatcgttgtgtttacccaattttacccaatacaaaacaaataaaaataattttcttttaacctttgcaatgtggggggtctgagacagcccaacggttaaaagaaaatgcttcactttgtttttgtatgctgtaaagttgtcgcaatacgacggtgggtcacaatgactgatgggtcacaatgacccgaagataacacaagggttaacactgttccttaaggtctccgaatagggattggttgggctgaaaatgacCCGGGTGTTGTTCTATGCGCCCTGATGCACCCTGTGAAATAATCCTGGAATAAAGcgagaggttttctcccttttatggtatactcatgaatatatagatgagctgatttacatgatttacatttacaataacaccggttatttatttgaatgaaacacagtcaggaaaatgaaataacgttagccccattgccaataaacaaaatcatcacacattctacctatgctaaataTCGGGGActttagcattgctaataactgttcgCGACAAAATCATACCAGAGCCCTTCtaaggagagcctgtccactccctattaagccccattgtaccgaatttggttgcagttccaccagagttccactgtgGGTGATTGCAGGCAGGtgaaaaatgaatgggagtctatggagctagacagataaatttgtctctttcgtctgattgttgttgagaaatctcagattttatTGCAGTTTTTgcaagttcaacatggattataggtcgaaagttgaatgaacgagtacttatgtcctttctatttctttcagggtgagtcgttgttgcccataacacactagcattctgctaatgaatgctgattggttagcgAAGGACTGATTATGACCAGAGATCCCACTTGATGGCATtcgaagtgtgtgtatgtgaacatTTCGGCGTGGTCTTTaaaacattagcaaaccaaaactctttctagcacgtgtattgacaaggagatcctaacctgtcagctgtgttgtcgatgcctcgagagaaaaaaggaagtgaccagagcttgccgtaaagcagtatctctggccgtacgatgtgtatgacgtcaatgacattttacatttacatttagtcatttagcagacgctcttatccagagcgacttacagtaagtacagggacattcccccgaggcaagtagggtgaagtgcctttcccaaggacacaacgtcaattggcatgaccgggaatcgaactggcaaccttcggattactagcccgattccctcaccgctcagccatctgactccctaataggctttttagaacaaaaaagcgacttaaaaaaaatcttacACCCAtcagtgtgtattttctttgcctcccctttcgaatgcaaccttcaaattactagacaaagtAAAtcaaattatatcctgagaaaagtggattttgaggggtatagctccatagacctccattcattatgCACTCGCCGgtgagcgccctcatatggaaccagagtggaactgcaaccagttcagaagccgGAGGTTTCCCGAGAAACGTTCTCCCCTTATTTGCCATTCTCTGATCATACTTACAGCGTGCGCTtgtcatgagcataaggtttaAACAACACATCTTCTCAGCAACAGCTTCTttgcaaatcctgctttaaattgtccaaggttttcaaaactgtctttggtgaaatggttcgagcaaatgaataattgagtgtcgaacttcacagggatcttctcatagacaaacatcagccatgcccgtcgagtgtttggttacttgggaagactatgaaaagtgtcagcattccctgtacagccctgcatttacgaccgtagtccattttcaatttcCTTGAAAAACTTACAAACTTTCGTCTTTGTAAttcccgtggaagtacacagagcagcgcgcagctaaactatTGTCTGAGATCTATATCCCTTGCCCCTTGGtcttgaccaagcccccacccctcgctcctCGGCTAGAGGCAAAGGCCCCGGTACATATTGGTGAATTTCCGATTAGGTACCCGGCTCCCACAATAacccacaatattgttatggctATGCAACgttatgtcagttaacaccacaatgaTGGAATTAGCGATAACAGTAAGCTAGTAATAATTTTGGCTTGCTTTGGCGAGCTAGAGCAACAACAGAGCCAGGTATTAAactttacagttgatttaatTTGACACGATAGGCCTACTAGGCAGTCATACTAAAAACAGGAAGCAAAAATAACAATTTATGTTGTGAGTTCCATCCAGGGacagactgggagtaaaaaaaggccctggactttgatccagaccggcccaccagaaccggcccctgtatacaccaccacagctgccctgctaatgcatgcacattatgtgtttgatgtgatgctagttaggGAGTTCCACACTTAATGATTTTTATTTTGGAATGGGGTCACCATCTTTAAAGAGCTCATTGGCTTGGTCAAGTTATATGTCTGGTCTTGACAGATATATAATATAGTCGTACAGTCTGACAACTGATATCCTACAGTGTGACATGGCCTACAATGGGGATCATGTTCGTACAGTCTGACAAACAACAGTTGCAAAGGATTATAAAAAATTGCACAATGTGCACCCAACATATTATGTTAATGTCGTACACTAATTATGATTTATGACTATGCACTATtagttgagatgttattgttgaacCATGCCAGTAAACTGACCAAACTCAAGGTTACATTAGCTCAGGTGCTTCGCTAGACCCCCTACTGgggcagtttaaccgaaaacacaaactgatgcgTGCCCGCAGAATTCAATATCCATGTGCTCTTCTGTGCTTGCcataatagccactgcagcgcacacacagaagtccagatGTTGGCAaatcagaattgaggtaggctaagaaaacattatgaaactaaagaaagtttaaaCACAATAGGCCAactgatcatcttattttgactcaaaCATAATGATAACATGAGTCCAACGTATTATATTAcatgaaaaaaatgaaaatgatgTTTGATGTCCCTATCAAAGCTGATATAAAACATATGTCCCTGAACTGTACGTATAATgagtaggggcctgtgcccccgtAGAGCTTTCTGTCTAGCAACCCGTCTGCATTAAACTCCATCCAACAGGGACAGCAGAGTACAAACACATCTTCTTCAGGCTATGTCATGCTAAACAGCTCATTGAACTTAATAATCTAAATGGAAATCACTGATTGGACACCTTCAATCCCAGAACAACCTGCTCATGTGTTTAtacgatgagagagagacactggccTTCACAAGGGGGAGAACATTTGATGGAACTACACAGCAGACTTAATATGCACTATACTGTATGGACACTATAGTGTATTTCTAGAAAACTGTTCGGTTTAATTTAGCTTGGAATATCTTATTTAATCATATTATTTCGTGTAAATAACAATTTCAAGGTTTGTAAAAGTGACAGAAACGAAAaggtatattttattttacttttagttaaaaaaaaaattccgtTTGGTGTTCCCTTGGAATGGAAAATGTGACATCTCTAATAGAGTTTACTCTGTCTGGGTTCAATGACATATTGGATTACAAACTAACGTTCTTCTGTCTCACTTTACTGTTTTACTGTGTTATTATTATGGTAAATGTTGCTCTCATTGTGACCATTATCATAAATAGAAACCTCCATGAGCCAATGTATATTTTCCTGTGTAGTTTGTGCGTAAATGGACTTTTTGGAACTGCAGGATTTTACCCCAAATTCATTTTGGATCTATTGTCTCATCACCAGGTCATCTCTTATACAGGATGCATGATTCAAGTTTTAGTAATATACTCCACTGTGTGCATTGATATTTGTCTGTTATCAGTGATGGCATATGACAGGTATGTAGCGATCTGCAGACCACTGGAGTATCACTCTGTTATGACCAGGCAGAGGGTCGCTCAGTTAGTCTCCTTTTCCTGGCTTGTTCCTTTAGGTCTTGTATCTACTGTTATTATATTTAGTTCCCAGTTGAAGTTGTGTGGCTCAAACATACAGAAACTTTATTGTGCTACTTggttggttgctaagctgtccTGTGCTCCGACCAGTTGGATGACTTCAGCCATACCAACCAACGTAGCTGCATATGTGCTAATATTATTCTATATTTTTCttggtattttcattgtttgcaCTTATGTACAGTTGATCAGATCATGTTTGGTGTCCTTGGAGAACAGAGGAAAGTTCATAAGAACTTGTGTTCCACATTTAATGGCATTATTCAATGTCGTCATTGCTGCTCTATTTGATGTCATGTATATGCGATATGGCTCCTCAGATTTACCACAAAGTCTTCAGAATTTCTTGTCTACAGAAATGATTATAGTTCCTCCAATAGTAAACCCTGTCATGTATGgtattacactgactcaaattcgTAACCAAATACTTCCATCATGTTTGAAAAAGAAAAGATAGATTTGTTAATGGCATCAAAATATAAGGTTCGGTAAATATGAAGAAACTTGATTCAACACTCGGAAGTATGTTAtagaacaaacactgcaaagttGTAGCATTGATGTTGGGGTTGAATGTTGTATGAAATCCATAATTTTGACATTCAAATGTGCTTTGCTTCACATTAAAAAACAGGACGCTTATCACAGGTAAGCACTGCTTACCGCATAAAGTAAAGTTAGCACAATTTTTTTGATTATAAATATTCTTATAAGAAAACAAAGAGGTTTTAAGACAACAATGTTGAATGTTATTCTATCATGATTCATTACACAGCCTTGCTTGAGTTGAAATGTGCTTACATCATGGAGGTCTGTTCCCTTAATTATGTTGAAAACACGTGACAGAGGAAGATATGATGGATGGAAAAGAGAATTGTGTCATTTGTGTCATCGCTTTTTAATGTAACCTTGCAAGTCTGAAACATGAAAATTCCCAAATTCATAGCCTTACTTTATATTTGTCATTACAATAGTACCTGTACTCAAAGGCAATTTTACTGCGGGTGCAGGGGGTGAATTTGCACTCCCGACTGTTGGGATGAAATGTTTTTCATTTTTAgagtaatgtaaaaaaaaaaaagtcattaAGAGTAAGTCATCTCAGAGTTGTATTTTCTATCATGGTTTGTTGTACTATAATGATTAATTTTAAGACCTAGTATTAATTTTGAGCATGTTTTTGTCAGCAAATACAATTTATTCACTACCCTTTGCacccccagttttaaaacctagaatcgcctctgcCTGTACTCTTCTAAGTGGTCTGAATTTGCATGACTTAAtccaacaaaaaacatttttatttacatgaTGGTTTGTCTTTTGCCAACTCTTGTGCTTTTTGATAAACTTACTTTTTATTTCTCCTTGTTTGCCAGATGTTCCTGAGACTTCAGATGCAAAGTATCCCACAAATATAAGTAAGGGATGATGCTGTTTACTTTTCAGTATTCAAAAAGGGACATCTAAACATGTTTTCGAATACAAAAGTAGTTAATATGTCCAGCAGTTACATGCTTATGTAGCGTTTTTTACCGataaaccatatacagtaataaAACGCATACATAAAATaacaaacataaatataaaTTATTACACTGGGTTACACTAGGTTTGCAAAACTTACCTATCCTGCCTTTAACGTTACAGACGTTTTGCGGGCCAAGTCCACATTCAGTGTTCAGCTACAGCCTACAAGTTTTCCGAACACAAAATCAAAACTATACAACTACGTGAGTGACTGACTACGAACGATTGGATAAGTTAGCTGTCATTTTAGCTACAATTTGATCTAACACTAGCTTTAAATCAATGTGTTCATATTGCAATCAAAGTTCTCTCCAAGGGAGATAGAAGATGTTCCAGATCAGTCACCTGGCTTTTCTGTCCCAGGGTGTGAAGAGGAAGGGTTATGTTCTCATGAGCTTAATATAgcaaggtatagatcaaacattgtttattatattcagagcatTCAAAActttataaaagtaataaagtaatcattatctttaattattCTTAACcgatcagtggttaaggacagacctcttcaggtGTAAACCATTTCTACACTGACCAGCCCAACTCTTAATTAGCTCAATCCAACAGGGACAGCTGACTGCATCAAGCATTAGGTTATCTATCTATTAACTACATCATCTAAAGAAGATCGTTGGTTGGCCACCTTGAATCCCAGAGCAACGTTGTCAAGTGTTTATACATGTAGGGAGAGAGTATACTGACAGTCAGCAAGGATATACATTTATTGGCATTTTTATTTTTGGCACTTATGTGCAGCTAATCAGATCGTGTTTCAAGTCCTTAGAAAACAGAGGAATGTTCATGAAGACCTGCGTGCCACATTTACTGGCGTTATATAATATCTCAATTGCTTCTCTATTTGATGCTATGTATATGCGATATGGCTCCTCAGATTTACCACAAAGCCTTCAGAACTTCTTGGCTCTAGAAATCGTAATAGGTCCTCCATTATTTAACCCCATCATTTATGGTCTTACACTAAGTCAAATTCGTAACCAAATCCTGCATCCATTTTTGCAAAAGAAATGACTACGTGTTTAGTTCATCTGCCAgtcaatacgacggtgggtcacaatgactgatgggtcagaatgacccgaagataacacaagggttaaggagctAGAAAAGCctggaaagaaaaaaggaaatctCTACATCTCAGCTATTTGTGACGTATGGTCTTATAGAGGTACTGAATGTCACAACCTGGATGTAATGTTCGTCAGCTGACACCACAGGTACTTAACCAGGACTTTGTGGAGACAAAATGAACAATGAGGTCTCCTCCTTAAACGTAATTTTGTTCGCTGAGATAGAATTATTCTATAATGAAAAATATTTGTTAGCGGTATCATTGACTTTGGGGTTTTGAGTGTATGTTAAAATGGTCAGGTCATTGTTCAGCTGGTAGGTCCTCTtgacctctgctcct
Protein-coding regions in this window:
- the LOC136960081 gene encoding olfactory receptor 10J5-like: MENVTSLIEFTLSGFNDILDYKLTFFCLTLLFYCVIIMVNVALIVTIIINRNLHEPMYIFLCSLCVNGLFGTAGFYPKFILDLLSHHQVISYTGCMIQVLVIYSTVCIDICLLSVMAYDRYVAICRPLEYHSVMTRQRVAQLVSFSWLVPLGLVSTVIIFSSQLKLCGSNIQKLYCATWLVAKLSCAPTSWMTSAIPTNVAAYVLILFYIFLGIFIVCTYVQLIRSCLVSLENRGKFIRTCVPHLMALFNVVIAALFDVMYMRYGSSDLPQSLQNFLSTEMIIVPPIVNPVMYGITLTQIRNRLQNFLALEIVLPFTCFSGLAAPTV